Genomic window (Desulfonatronovibrio magnus):
TTAACCTGCTGGCTTATGTGGACCTCAACCCTATTCGTGCGGGTATTGTCAAAAAACCGGAGGATTACCGCTGGTGTTCTCTGGGCTACCATACCCAGACCGGGAATAAAGACGGGCTATTGTTGGACTTTGGCATGAAGGAATGGAACGAGTTTGATCCCAAGGAGATAGTTCGCAAGTACAGGCAGTTTGTATATGAAACAGGCGCTGTGGATGCCGGGAAAGGCAAGACCATGGATAAGAAGATCGTGGAAAAAGCCAGAAAGAAAGGCTACAAGATATCCAGGACTGACCGGTTCAGGTACAGATGCAGGTATTTTACTGACTCCGGGGTGATCGGAGGCAAAGACTTTGTTCAGGAGGTGTTTGACCAGGTTAAGCACTTGCTGGGGTCCAAGGATACCAGGAAATTCACTCCGGTTGGCGGGGTGGATGGGGTTTATTCCATGAAGAGGTTGGCCTCATCCATCAACTACAGCAAGTGAAGACCTTCAGAACAGAACTTTCCGTGTGACCCATCCTTTCCATCCCCTGAGCGGTTGTGAGTTTGAGCTCGTGGATTACCGTAAATCCTGGGGAAAACATCGCGTATATTTTTATGATTCGTCGGAGCAATTGAGGCAGGTGCCCGCATCATGGACTGATGTGGTGGGGGAAGATCCCTATATTGCTATAGCTCAAGGCCGTAGTGCTCTGCATTTTGAATCATTGCTAAGGCTTGCTGATTTGCTTGATGGTCTTTGTCATGAAATCGGTCAGTGTAAATAAAATTATGCCGGCAGTGTAAACTTAATTATGCCTATTTTCAATCTCAGCATTTGTTTTGCTCATATTTATGGCCAGATAATTTGTTGAAATTACACAATAAACGCACATTTCTCCTTGACATTAAAAATGTTACGGCATAATAAGCTTAACACAAGGCAACTTTGACCAGGAGAAGCAAATGCCCGGCAATCATCCTAAAGACCCCAAGGAAAAATCCCTGAAAGATTCAGGGGCATTCAACACCCACCCTGTGACTGATTCCCTGTTCATAACTAATGATTTTTTTGACCCCAGGGATTTGGTCCAGGTCAAGTATGAAATGTTGCGAAAGGTCCACAAAAAAAGCGAGCCGATAAGCCATGCGGCTTCATCCTTTGGATTTTCGCGACCATCTTTCTATAAGATCGCAGCTGACTTTGAGCGGGAGGGGATATGTGGTCTGCTGCCACGTAAGCGCGGTCCTCGTGGGGGGTATAAGCTCACAGGAGAAGTTCTTGAATTCATTGAGCAAGACCGCCAAAAAGAACAGCCCATGAGTACCGCCGCCCTTCTGGAAAAAATTGAAGAGCACTTTGGCATCAAAATTCATCGTCGCAGCCTGGAAAAGGCGGTTCGACGTTTAGAAAAAAAAAGGGCACAGAAAATCCAGGCAAAAGACCAGGATGGCCAGTGAATAAAGATTGTCCTTTGACCCGATATTACGAGGAAATTCGCTCTATAAACCTTGGGAGTCAACAAATAGCAAGAAGGTGGGGTATGGCTGTGTTAAGAGCCCAGGGCATGGCTGTCTGGGCCGGCAAATGTCAGGAATACGACCAGAATGCAGAAGCAACATCTCCTGCACC
Coding sequences:
- a CDS encoding transposase, which gives rise to MPRIARFIRDNQPSVYHIVSRTALQGLPIKDKDNDFLLGLIKKLSQLYFVDVLGFALLGNHFHLVIRMYPESEPTDEEIKERLQKYYGDELKVTGVLVSDYRKRLTNLGAYVKDIKQGFTRYFNKKYGRRGFFWGDRFKSMIVQDGLSLVNLLAYVDLNPIRAGIVKKPEDYRWCSLGYHTQTGNKDGLLLDFGMKEWNEFDPKEIVRKYRQFVYETGAVDAGKGKTMDKKIVEKARKKGYKISRTDRFRYRCRYFTDSGVIGGKDFVQEVFDQVKHLLGSKDTRKFTPVGGVDGVYSMKRLASSINYSK
- a CDS encoding DUF5372 family protein, which codes for MTHPFHPLSGCEFELVDYRKSWGKHRVYFYDSSEQLRQVPASWTDVVGEDPYIAIAQGRSALHFESLLRLADLLDGLCHEIGQCK
- a CDS encoding helix-turn-helix domain-containing protein, yielding MPGNHPKDPKEKSLKDSGAFNTHPVTDSLFITNDFFDPRDLVQVKYEMLRKVHKKSEPISHAASSFGFSRPSFYKIAADFEREGICGLLPRKRGPRGGYKLTGEVLEFIEQDRQKEQPMSTAALLEKIEEHFGIKIHRRSLEKAVRRLEKKRAQKIQAKDQDGQ